The following DNA comes from Tunturibacter gelidoferens.
CATCGATAACGGCTCCTTCGATTTGGAGCAGCCCCAAAATCCTTTCGCGCTGCAAGACGAAAGAGCACTATCCCTTCAGGATCAGAGGCATCGACTCACGCTGAGCGGCCTGTGGCTGATAGGCCCCGACCTCAACGACCCCCAAGACGCAGCCGCAAATGCAAATCCACCGACGCTGATGCGCCTGCTTACAGGCCTGGAGTTTGCGCCCATTTTCAGTCTCACGAGCGGCTTCAGAGCAAACCCCCTTACCGGGCTCGACAGTAATCGAGAACATATCTACCCCTTTGCCGCCCGCCCCCAGGGCTACTGGCGCAATGGTCTCTCCACTCCCCCAAACATCAACCTTGATTTTCGTGTCCTGAAGATGGTTCCCATCCGAACCGGCCATCTGGATATCGTCGCGGAATCCTTCAACCTGCTCAATCACCCCAACATTTCCCTGCTCAACACGGCTTTTGGGTCAGGCACCGCTGCGCAACCCGGTTTTGGACGACCGGTCGCTGCTTCAACCGCGAGAAGACTTCAGTTCTCGCTCGATTACGAATTCTGATGTGGCTGTCAGGTCTAAGTGCTTTACAACGTGATTGCGCGGGATGAATGCCGGACTTGCCACTCGCATGGCTGCGGCGCGTGCCTGCCTGAAACGGTCTCTTCTTCCAGGCGCAGGCGCATCCAGCAGCCCACAAGCCACGGGGGCGGCGAACAAGACGCGTACCTATCGGGGCGACCACCCCTCAAACCTCGCGATAGCTCTTTACGACTATCAGCACGTCCGAATTCCCCTAGAAATGGCTGTAACGCATATGCGCCGTCTTAGATAAGTTGAAAGCAATTACATGGGTGAACAGATTCATCTTAGGAGCCTCATCTTCATTATGCGGACCATTCAAGTCACCTCGGAGTGCATCGGAACCTCTGTGAGAATATAGAAAGGCGCGAACCCCGAAATATTACGAGCTGTCCAAAGTACAGAAGCGCACAAATCAGACGTCCCATACAAAACAGCACTGCTTGCAGCAGGAAGCCACTTCAATATTTCCAGAACTTCGCTCGAGTCAACTTGGATGACATGAGTTAGGGTGAATGGAAGAGGCTCTTTTTTTGCCTGAGGTCTAAGATCGATGAAGATGACTTCGTCGGAGCTTCGGAGAAGAGCCTCGAACTCTTTCGTCGAGATCCATTTAATCTCACGTCTTCTCTGGCTATACGGTGCAAAGTTGGCCGTCGAGTAGAAGGTCCCCGGTGGTAGCGGCGTGACGTAAAGGGGCAGCTTCGCTTTGCCCTCTCTGCTGATCACGTAGACAGTATAGGAAAGAGCTAGAACGGGCATCGCAAAAAATATCAAAATGAAGAGCATCGCTGAACCTCCGTGGGGCAAATCCAATCGATAGTTTGGCGGCTCCGAGGGACGAGAATCCAACGGAACCAGAAAGTAGGTCATAGACCTACTTCGATAGATTGCGGAGGAGGCGAGCGAAGCGCAGTCAGTAGGTGGCGAGACCTGCTGTCAATAGGAAGCACGGCCGCAGCGTAGGCTGTGGTGTGAGTGCGGGGAAATGGTTGGCTCGCCACGATTAGGATCAGCTGCGGATTTGACGTTGGCCGATCGGAGGACCTCTCGCTTCTTGGGGCAACCAGGTTTGGCCGCGGGCCTACCCACATTTTTGCGACTATTGTCCGTGCCCCGTTGTTCTGTTGAGAGTGATACAGAGACAGCTTGTATGCCAGGCCCCATAAAAATACCGCGACGGCCAATCCGACAAGACCGAGACTGAAAGGCCGCACGATACAGCGCCAACCCCGATGGCTTCTGGCGCCCTGATCTTCGCCCTGCACTGTCATCTGGACGATGGAGTCAATGCCAAAACCTGCAACAAGGTCTTTGATCGCGTATTTCGATCGCAGCCTCATTTTGATCCGCCTGCGCTTCCAAAGCGGCTATCGTCCGACGCCCAATAGCCTCCTCGCGCCGAGATAATGTTAACTCTCGACTGCCGTACTTCGACCTGTAAAGAATGGAAACCCGGCCGCGGATTGCTTGGTTGAAAGGCAAGGTTGTACCGGTTGTGAATATGATTCCCGATGTCACCGATGCGATCTTCAAAATCCCGTTCGTTGTCGAAGCGGAAAAAATCTCCACCCGTGAGTTGCGCCAATGCTTCGCCAGCGTTCCGTTGCATGACGCCTCCTGTCACCGCCAGCGGATTGAGCGATCGAAGCTTACCAAAGAGCTCCTTTCTGCCTGGCGTAAATGACAAACTGTACACCGACGCGTTGCTGGATGAGACCTCGCGAATGAGAGAGCCGCTATCGGAGCCAACGCTGCCATGGTCATGCTCGCCGGATATCAGGACAATGACTTTGTGATTCTCCGGAGCTGCTTTAGAAAGAGAACTAATAGCCATGTGCATGGCATCGAATAACGCAGCGGCCGAGTTTCCTGGCAAAATCGATGCGAAAGAACTGGAAACTGTGTCTGAGTTCGCGGTGAAGGCTTGGAGAAAATGCGGGCTGCTGTCGAAGGTTACGATTGCAATCTGGTCCTGCGGGCTGGTCAGAATGCTATCCAGCAAATCGGGGAGGCGTGAAATTTTTCCTAATTGGGTGGCCGAGTTGTGACCAGTCTGAATCACAAAGAGAAGAGAAATTGGTTGAGCACCCATATCAGACTGCAAGACGATTTGCTGCTCAATGCCGTTGTCTTTGATGGAAAAATCATCCACGGAGAGATCGTACGCGATCTTTCCCGACTTTAATTCGACAAGTGCGGGAACCCAGACTGTTCCGCTATTGATAGGTGCAATTGTCTGCCCATAAGATCCCAGTGTTAGAAACATCGCCAGGCTGACCCATGATCCTTTGAGCATTTCTGACTCTCCATCTTGACATCGAGGTCTTAAAGCGACGAATTACCTTTAGTAGCGACGTACAAGGATAGGGCAAAAATTGGCCAAGTAATTGAAAATGAATTGATAATACCCAAGAGACAGTACGTTGCTTGCAAGATGCCGTTGTTGATCTTCAATAAGATTTCTGGCCCTGATCGGCACTCTGAACCGGCGACCTGGTTGCCAACGCGATAGAACTGGAAGTGGCGGGGTCAATACGCGGCATATGTTAGACCCGTACCCTTGCGCTGACAATCCTGTCCATCAGTCGGCATCCGCTCCCGGTTGAAACGGTTACCACTGAACTCCTGGATACAAGCTGGGCAGCCGATCCGCACGATACTGGTTGGTTCCCTTCGTCACGGCCTGCCACACGACCTCTTCGATTCCATCCTCCTCTCGCAACTCCTGAACTAACGTGCCTGTGGTAGCCCCGCAGAAATTCACCTCCAAATCGCCGTCGGCCAGTGGATTGACGTTACCGCCGAAGAAGCTATATATCGAACCCGGCGGAACATAGCGTTTCAACAAGCTTGCCGACATACCAGACTCATTCACCTGCAGTACCGACGCCGTCGAATACAGACAGGGGGCGACTCCGCCAACCCCGCACATGACTCCGGCCGGAAACTGGCGGTCATCGCCATTGTCCATCGCTCCCAGCTCAAACACGCCCGTCGTATTGGTGCTAAAGAAACTCGGCCCGTGTTGCGCATAGAACCAGTCCGTCGGGTCCGTTCCTCCCTCAAGGCGGAAGTCTCCACCCTCGCCAAGTCTCCAAAGTATGTTCCCCGATCCGGTACCATCTTCAAAGTCGATCTTGATTATCCAGTTCTGATGCCGCACCGATAGCAACACGTTATGATCATCCGCGGAATACAGCAGTGCGTTCGAATGTGTCCAGTCTGGAAACAGATACGGGTGCCGATTCACATCCAGATGGTCGAACGAGTTCCATACCCAATCCGGACTGAAGTTCTGATCCACGTCGACTAGTTCATCCCCAAGCACATTCGTCGTCCCTGGATATCCCGGCAGATCGTTGAAGGCTTTGCTCACTGAAAACAATAGCAGTATATGGCCATTCGGCAGCGGGAGCACATCGTGATGCAGACTCCCCAACTGTATTCCGGCCCCCTGCGCGGGAAGTTCCTTCGCCAACTGCGCTGCCGTCACTGACCGGATCGTACTTCCCGCCAGGTCCACTTCCCTTACCTCATCCAGCGTTCCCGGAATAACAATTCCACCCTTCTGTACAGGGATCGAAGACGCGTAAGAGATCTGAATCAGAAAATGACCATTCGGCAGCATCTTGATCGGCTGCACGGCATCCTCGATTGACCCGGCGTAGCTATAAGTCCAGATCACATTCCCGCTCAGGTCGGTTGCAAACGCCTGGACAGCCTCATGCGGCCTCAGCGTATCGAACGTCTCGATACCCGGCTGCGGTGTGTCGCCCGCTGTAGTGGTCATCTCCACAACTGCAGTCTCAGGCGGTAGCCCAGTGGTGAACGTATGGTCGGTATCCGTAAGAGCAGCTCCGTCGTTCAGGACTACCTGCGCCCGCATGTGATAAGCCGTATTACCCCGCAACCCTGCCACCAACACAGTTAATTGTCCTCCGTAATGGGATGGCGTCGTTTGCACCGACGTCGGAAACCCGTACGCCGCGCTATCTCCGAACTCGACATAAACACTACCGGGGGCGGGCAGGGTTATCGAATAACTTGCAACTTGCGGGTTTCCCGTAGCGCTCACCACACCGCTTGCCACCAGAGAGACAACCGCAGTTGCGTAATTGCTTTGAGCCGAATTCGCCAGTTCAGCGGTCACAACAACATTCACGGGTTGAACCAGCGCCACCGGCGCTGTAAAATTTCCGTTTGCATCCACCGTACCAACAGTCGCATTACCCCCAGCAACACCGTTCACCAGCCACTGCACGCCTCCGCTCCCGGAAACCGTAGCCTTGAACTGGCTGCTTCCACTGGGGCCTACCGCAGCATACTGCGGAGCTACGCTCACAGAACCGCT
Coding sequences within:
- a CDS encoding VWA domain-containing protein, whose product is MLKGSWVSLAMFLTLGSYGQTIAPINSGTVWVPALVELKSGKIAYDLSVDDFSIKDNGIEQQIVLQSDMGAQPISLLFVIQTGHNSATQLGKISRLPDLLDSILTSPQDQIAIVTFDSSPHFLQAFTANSDTVSSSFASILPGNSAAALFDAMHMAISSLSKAAPENHKVIVLISGEHDHGSVGSDSGSLIREVSSSNASVYSLSFTPGRKELFGKLRSLNPLAVTGGVMQRNAGEALAQLTGGDFFRFDNERDFEDRIGDIGNHIHNRYNLAFQPSNPRPGFHSLQVEVRQSRVNIISARGGYWASDDSRFGSAGGSK
- a CDS encoding aryl-sulfate sulfotransferase, encoding MRNRAVGLAFLIGLLVLSGCGSGVYYTITPTDPTAPPPVATQSGSVSVAPQYAAVGPSGSSQFKATVSGSGGVQWLVNGVAGGNATVGTVDANGNFTAPVALVQPVNVVVTAELANSAQSNYATAVVSLVASGVVSATGNPQVASYSITLPAPGSVYVEFGDSAAYGFPTSVQTTPSHYGGQLTVLVAGLRGNTAYHMRAQVVLNDGAALTDTDHTFTTGLPPETAVVEMTTTAGDTPQPGIETFDTLRPHEAVQAFATDLSGNVIWTYSYAGSIEDAVQPIKMLPNGHFLIQISYASSIPVQKGGIVIPGTLDEVREVDLAGSTIRSVTAAQLAKELPAQGAGIQLGSLHHDVLPLPNGHILLLFSVSKAFNDLPGYPGTTNVLGDELVDVDQNFSPDWVWNSFDHLDVNRHPYLFPDWTHSNALLYSADDHNVLLSVRHQNWIIKIDFEDGTGSGNILWRLGEGGDFRLEGGTDPTDWFYAQHGPSFFSTNTTGVFELGAMDNGDDRQFPAGVMCGVGGVAPCLYSTASVLQVNESGMSASLLKRYVPPGSIYSFFGGNVNPLADGDLEVNFCGATTGTLVQELREEDGIEEVVWQAVTKGTNQYRADRLPSLYPGVQW